The sequence TTGTACCTGAGATTTGCTGTTTGCGGAAATCGCGAAAACCGGACAGCCTAGCTCTTTTTCCAGTAATTTAATGTTGATAGTTTGACGCTCTCGCTTCAACGCATCCATTTTGTTTAACACGATGACCATTGGACGACCTAACTCACGCAATTGAAGCGTCATATATAAACTGCGTTCAAGGCAAGTCGCGTCGACTACATTGATAATTAGGTCGGCCGGATGAGTTAAAACGGCTCGCGATGCGATGGACTCGTCGATACTATTGCCATCATTCCCACTATCAAGCGCATAGATACCCGGCAAGTCTGTGAGATAAAAGTCATCGCCTGAGTGCGTATATTTGCCCGTTTTTTTCTCAATGGTGACACCAGCCCAGTTACCTACCTGCTGTTTTGCCCCTGTTAAGCCATTAAATAATGTTGTTTTACCGCTATTTGGATTACCAACAGTTAGGATCTGGTAGTTCATGACTTAACCTCCACCAAAATTGAATCGGCAATTTTAGTGCGCACTGCAAGAGAAACACCGCGCGCTTCTATCTGCAGAGGGTCACCCAGCGGAGCCTTCCTAATAAGCGTGACTTCTGTTTTAGGCAGTAACCCCATTACCATTAGCTTCTTTCGCACGTCATTAGACAGTTCAGAAAAATTTAAAATAGTGGCTTGCTGACCACTTTTTAGCTGGGAGAGTTTCATGGGCTAATTATCTCTTTAGGAATGAGAAGGATTATTATTTCTAGTTTTTAATGTTACTCCCCATAGCGTTCCGTAATCTTGTCTGAAATCAATAATTCCAGTTTTGACACGTCACTTTCGTCAAAACCAACCACGTCAAACTCGTCAAAAACCTAGTTTCATAAACGAGACCAATCAGAATCAAAACTATAAAATAAAGAAAAAATACAACTTTATTCATTAAAATCAATTACTTAACAAATATGTCGTTTTTCTTATATTACAATGGCGTTAATTTTATAAATAAATCAAGAGGTCGTGGTTATAGTTAACCCATCGAAAGGGCACACCCCTTGAGATTTTCAATTCCAGAGGTGACGCTATCTGCGTCACTCCGGCAGCAAGCGAAGGTGTCGTTGGCACCCGTGGTATAGTCCCCCCGGCTATACCACGATATTTTTTTCTTCTCTCTTTATTGCACACTTCCCAATCAACGCTAATTCTCTTAAATACAACTTCCATACTTTCACGGTAATGCTTGGAACAGTTTCGAGTCTGCTCATAGCCTTCCGCAATTTGAGCGTGAACGCAATTTGGGCTTTATGAGCATTTGGAACTTATTGTGTTTAAGGATTGAATGGCTGACCAAACAGGGCAGAGATGATTGGGTAATAGGGGCTGAAGAGTAGAGCAGCTTTAAATCAGGCAGATACGTACGTTATGATTACCTAAACTGCCTGATTCACAATGTTAGATTCGGTGAGGATTAAATTATACCAAGCTGAGGTTAGCTATCTTGTTGCTCTATAAATTGCGTCGGAGACATTCCAAATCGATGCTTGAAGCGCTGACTAAAATATGACGGATCATTAAAGCCACACTCAAACGCCACCTCAGCCACCTTTTCGCCTGCAAGTAAACGACGACAAGCATTATCTAAACGCACCTCTGTTAAATATTCGGTGAACGTTTTTTCTACCGTCGATTTTAAACGCCGTTGGAGGCTTCTTTCTGACACATAGAGCAATTTTGCGGCTGTGGATGTACTAAAGTCAGGATCTGCGTATTGCTCATCAACGAGTTGTCTTATTCGGATAAGCCACGGATCATCCATCGAAGTATGCTCATCAGTGTCCATCACATCTAAGTGCTCAATGGCATCTTCGACTAATGGCTCACTGACTCGCCAGCAAAGCTCCGTCAAGTTCCTTTCGGTCGACATATGAAGATTGAATTTACCTCCACTTTGCTCGACCATTGTTTGTACAGCCTGTATCGTCGCGGAGTTATTGTCGCTTTCTATCGATTCACCTTCGTCAACAAGGGTGAGGACGATTGTCTCTCCCTCTTTACGTGTAGAAATAGCAACGGCTTGATTTCTATAGCAGCGTCTGACTAGGCTATCAAAAAGTAAGTTAAGTAACTCATCCAAGTTTGACGTACCTAAACTTACAAAATAATCACAGTCATCATCCGATTTTAACTCGACACTCACACCGGCTTTAGCCAACTCGTTTTCCCAGCCATCGAGTACAGACTGAAGAATAAGGGTTAGGTTGTACACAGCCAAAGACTCGCTGTTTGTATTCCTGACATGCAGAAGTAAATCCAATTCCTGACGAAATGATTTCAACAATTTTCTTTCAGCTACACTGAAATCTGAATTCGGATTTATACCATGTTGACTAAAACGCTCTTTCATCGCGTTAATAGACTGGCTTAGGATGAGACGTCTTATCTGCAATTGTTTTCGAAGTTGCTGGTTGTTACTCAACAAAATTCTACTTTGGTGTCTTAGCTGATTTGTTTTCAATGCTACCTGAGATTTTAGCTTTCGGTTGGCTTTAGACATCATTCGAGAGCGCCAATAGACAAGTATGACAACAAGCCAAATCGCGCTTAGTACATATCCAACAATAGCGTAGGCGGTAAGAAACCAAGGTTTTGCCACTTCAAATTGATAAAAATTACTTTGTCCCCTCTGAGACTCATTGATTACAGCACGCACTTCAAGGTGGTATTCACCGGGAATCAGGTGCTCGATACTCAACGTAGAGCTATCTAGCAACGCCCACTCATCATTGTTTAAGCGATACTCTAAGTTGAGTTTGTTCACTTGCGGTAATGCACCAAACTTAAAGGCGATAGATTCTCCGTAGGTAAGTACTGGCGTGGCTACTGACGGGGTGCCTAATGAGAGCAATCGCTGATTGACCATCACCTGACTAATGATAACTTTCACATCTGGCACTTTGCTAACCAGAAGTTCCTGGGTATTCACCGTAATCAAATTTAAGTGGGAACCGAGTAGTATTACTCGTTCGTTATCCCCACTACTAGTGCATAGCTGAGAGGAGAATTCATTGCTGACCAGTCCATATGGTTCTCCATAATGTTTAAGTATTTCACCTTGATTCGAGTAATGAGTTAATCCCGAAGAGGACGTAAGCCAAATACCATCTCTATTGCTTATTAAGCATCTAGGTGTAATGTGATCATCGAGCAATGGCAAAGGTTCAACATAATTGGTCTCTAGGTTTAGCTTATAAACCCCGTAACGGGCAGCAACCCAGACCTCATGCTCAGATACTGGCTCAACACTAATGACGTATCCATAGGGAGCACTCTCGCCAGCAAAACGTATTTTACCATTTCGCAAAACGTAAACACCATGCTCTGTACCGAGCACCAAATCTTGCGTACTCGTCACAATCATGTTGGTCATTTGACCTGGTAGATACTTCTCTATCATCCACTCAGAACCAAAGGACGAAAGCTTACGCTCGTTCAGTTGATAGCTCCATAATCGATTATCACTGACCCACCAGAGTGTGTCTTCATGATCGATATTGATGAACCTTATCTCAGTGTTTCTGAGAAGATCGGGCACTTGCTTGCCACTCAGTGGCTTACCAGAAACAACATCAATTTGTCGGATGCCTTTATCGGTCGCTAGCCATAATACGTTTTCCTTCTCAACCAAATCATAGACTTTACCGCGGTAGAACTGCTCTCTTTTAGGGGATTTACCCAAAGTTACCGCGTAGACTCCTGAATCACTGATAACCCAGTAACCTTGTCCATTGTTCATGGCTTTTAAAGCTCGAGGTTTTTCCGCACTTAAATATGGTGACTGGAGCTGTTTTGGGTGGCGAGCAAACTTGTGCGAAAAGAGAGAAAAATAGCGGACACCTCTATCCGTCGCAATCCAGATACCTCCAGCCTGATCATTCAGCAAAGCATAAATTTTCCCGCTTACAATAGCGTTATTTTTTGGATCGGACGGCAAGAGGCGCTTGGTATTGCCGGTCAAAAATGAATACACCAGCAAACCTTTTTCTGTACCAATCCAATACTCGTTATTGGTTTCGGCAATACTGAGCACATGAGAACCTGGAATGCGTTTAATCGGTTTTCTTGGGTTACTGAGGTCAAAAATCAGGACACCTTTCAATGAGCCAATAACAATTTCACGGCGTTTATCTGAATAATAAATTTTCTCGACATAGTTCTTACCAGAACTGGCAACATGGTCAAAACTCGCTTCATTGGAGAGATAAACACCGGCATTTGTAGCCAATGACCACTTAGAAAGGACAAACTGAGCATCATTGATCTGGATAGACGAAGACTGGCTGAACTTATAAAGTTCATGTAGGGAATATGTGTTGAACTCACCGGTATCAATGTGGAATGTATAGAAATTGGAATCATCCGCAACCCAGACATACCGCCGAGACGTGCCTATGCGATTGATTTCCGTCCCCGGTTTTAAGCTAAAAACGAGCTCCCTTCCCTGCTTTGGGACAGTGCGATAGATTTCATTTTGAAAGAAGGACCAAAAAGCATTGTCGAGAAAAGCGACCTGTTCAGTATCGTGCTCCAGTGCCGAGCCCGACTGTGGCATAATGTTCTGCCCATCAAAGAAAAGTATCTGATTGCGTACATCCTGAAGCCAAACGCCACCAGTATCAGCGAGAAACAGCTTCTTAGCAGCAAATACTTTACCCTGAGCTAGCGTAGGCAGCGGATAAAACACAACTGGTGTTGATTCCACCGCAATAGCAATCTTCGCAAAGCACAGAGCAATAGCAAACCAAACGGCTCTAATCACCAATAAGTCCCTAACAGCAACAATATGAAATATGACAACACTTCATTCCAAATGCCAAATAAATGAAGTCTAAATCTCTAATTATTTAATAAGGGACGATTATCTAACAATATAAACAATATACAACTCGGTTAGAGCATTTTGCCCAACTTTGTAGTAAGACTCACAGCGAAACAACAAATTTGAATAAACATCCAGCAACGTTGTATCAAAAAGGGAGCTATTCGCTCCCATATCATGTCTCTCGGAACAAGCCGACTTGTGGCTCAGTCATGATGACTACAACGAGGGGTTTAAACAACTCGCAAAGCTTTCAGCGAGTTGCTCACGCAACATAAAATAAGCACCTAGCTTCGATTCGACATCCGTCCCTAGTGGGTCAAGCACACCCAATTTGGCCTTACTTCCACGGGTCACAGATTCAACGACTGCGGGCGTGAATTGAGGCTCGGAGAAAACACATTTCGCTTCTTCAGAGGCAAGTGCTTGACGAATTTTAATCAGCGTTTTCGCACCCGGCTTACGCTCAGGACTGACGGTAAAATGGCCTAGGTTATTAAGAGCGAAATCATGCTCAAAATATCCGTATGCGTCATGGAACACGTAGTAACCTTTATCTTGCACACTGCTTAGCTGTTGTTTAAGCGTTTGCTGTTGTTGTTCTAACTTCTGCAAAAACGTCGCTAGGTTATCACGGTAAACCGTCGTGTTTTCGCTGTCTGTCTGGATTAACCTCTCTGTAATAGCACGAGCAACTTGCTGGGTTGGCTTATAACCAAGCCAAAAATGCGGATCATGGTTGCCATGATCATGGCCGTGGTGATCATCATGATCACTGCTAAACTCATGCAATTCTAGACCCGGAATATCGCTAATCGTCAGTATGTTAGACTGTTCGCTTAGAACTTTTTCTAAGAATGGCTCTAAGTCATGACCGAACCATATCACCAGATCTGACT is a genomic window of Vibrio japonicus containing:
- a CDS encoding FeoA family protein; this encodes MKLSQLKSGQQATILNFSELSNDVRKKLMVMGLLPKTEVTLIRKAPLGDPLQIEARGVSLAVRTKIADSILVEVKS
- a CDS encoding helix-turn-helix domain-containing protein; this translates as MIRAVWFAIALCFAKIAIAVESTPVVFYPLPTLAQGKVFAAKKLFLADTGGVWLQDVRNQILFFDGQNIMPQSGSALEHDTEQVAFLDNAFWSFFQNEIYRTVPKQGRELVFSLKPGTEINRIGTSRRYVWVADDSNFYTFHIDTGEFNTYSLHELYKFSQSSSIQINDAQFVLSKWSLATNAGVYLSNEASFDHVASSGKNYVEKIYYSDKRREIVIGSLKGVLIFDLSNPRKPIKRIPGSHVLSIAETNNEYWIGTEKGLLVYSFLTGNTKRLLPSDPKNNAIVSGKIYALLNDQAGGIWIATDRGVRYFSLFSHKFARHPKQLQSPYLSAEKPRALKAMNNGQGYWVISDSGVYAVTLGKSPKREQFYRGKVYDLVEKENVLWLATDKGIRQIDVVSGKPLSGKQVPDLLRNTEIRFINIDHEDTLWWVSDNRLWSYQLNERKLSSFGSEWMIEKYLPGQMTNMIVTSTQDLVLGTEHGVYVLRNGKIRFAGESAPYGYVISVEPVSEHEVWVAARYGVYKLNLETNYVEPLPLLDDHITPRCLISNRDGIWLTSSSGLTHYSNQGEILKHYGEPYGLVSNEFSSQLCTSSGDNERVILLGSHLNLITVNTQELLVSKVPDVKVIISQVMVNQRLLSLGTPSVATPVLTYGESIAFKFGALPQVNKLNLEYRLNNDEWALLDSSTLSIEHLIPGEYHLEVRAVINESQRGQSNFYQFEVAKPWFLTAYAIVGYVLSAIWLVVILVYWRSRMMSKANRKLKSQVALKTNQLRHQSRILLSNNQQLRKQLQIRRLILSQSINAMKERFSQHGINPNSDFSVAERKLLKSFRQELDLLLHVRNTNSESLAVYNLTLILQSVLDGWENELAKAGVSVELKSDDDCDYFVSLGTSNLDELLNLLFDSLVRRCYRNQAVAISTRKEGETIVLTLVDEGESIESDNNSATIQAVQTMVEQSGGKFNLHMSTERNLTELCWRVSEPLVEDAIEHLDVMDTDEHTSMDDPWLIRIRQLVDEQYADPDFSTSTAAKLLYVSERSLQRRLKSTVEKTFTEYLTEVRLDNACRRLLAGEKVAEVAFECGFNDPSYFSQRFKHRFGMSPTQFIEQQDS
- the znuA gene encoding zinc ABC transporter substrate-binding protein ZnuA, which codes for MKRIFALLISVLAVYSVQASTVLTSIKPIQFITLELTQGVSQPDVLLGSNTSPHDYALRPSDVKRIRKSDLVIWFGHDLEPFLEKVLSEQSNILTISDIPGLELHEFSSDHDDHHGHDHGNHDPHFWLGYKPTQQVARAITERLIQTDSENTTVYRDNLATFLQKLEQQQQTLKQQLSSVQDKGYYVFHDAYGYFEHDFALNNLGHFTVSPERKPGAKTLIKIRQALASEEAKCVFSEPQFTPAVVESVTRGSKAKLGVLDPLGTDVESKLGAYFMLREQLAESFASCLNPSL